In one Brevibacterium sp. CBA3109 genomic region, the following are encoded:
- a CDS encoding MarR family transcriptional regulator, producing the protein MRSTPALSLDLDSQLCFALYDASRAVTRAYGPLLGELGLTYAQYITMLVLWEASGPLHVGAIGVRLHLDTSTLTPLLKRLESLGFLSRSRDPADERRVLITLTTAGAELRDRATAIPYQIASQLGLDRAAEERLRDTLRHITHSLDSEQSSA; encoded by the coding sequence ATGAGATCCACACCCGCCCTTAGCCTCGATCTAGACAGCCAGCTCTGCTTCGCCCTCTACGACGCAAGTCGCGCGGTGACCAGGGCTTACGGCCCCCTGCTGGGCGAGCTCGGCCTCACCTACGCGCAATACATCACGATGCTGGTGCTCTGGGAGGCATCCGGGCCTCTTCACGTCGGCGCGATCGGTGTCCGCCTGCACCTTGACACCAGCACGCTGACCCCACTGCTCAAACGCCTCGAAAGTCTCGGGTTCTTGAGCCGAAGTCGCGACCCTGCCGACGAGCGTCGGGTCCTCATTACGTTGACCACAGCTGGCGCAGAACTCCGCGATCGAGCCACAGCGATCCCGTATCAGATCGCGTCACAGCTGGGCCTTGATCGTGCCGCGGAGGAACGACTTCGAGACACTTTGCGCCACATCACGCATTCTCTCGACTCAGAGCAGTCGTCCGCTTAG
- a CDS encoding MaoC family dehydratase: MTSPIRPTSISDLEALVGQELGPTGWHMLVQDDINAFADLTNDHQWIHVDEERAATGPFAGTIGHGLFTLSLGPAFMEELMAFDGFAHSLNYGYGKVRFPNPRPVGSRVRMRATVTEVERRKTGSAQITTTQVFEAEGIEKPVCVAESIGFFTEHGAEV, encoded by the coding sequence ATGACAAGCCCTATTCGCCCCACTTCGATCTCTGACCTAGAGGCACTCGTCGGCCAGGAGCTTGGCCCGACCGGCTGGCACATGTTGGTTCAGGACGACATCAACGCTTTCGCCGACCTGACGAATGATCATCAGTGGATCCACGTCGACGAGGAGCGGGCGGCGACGGGGCCGTTCGCGGGAACGATCGGCCACGGCCTGTTCACCCTCTCCCTGGGTCCGGCATTCATGGAGGAGCTGATGGCCTTCGACGGCTTCGCGCACAGCCTCAACTACGGGTACGGGAAGGTGCGCTTCCCGAATCCTCGCCCCGTGGGCTCGCGGGTTCGTATGCGCGCCACGGTCACCGAGGTGGAGCGGCGTAAGACCGGTTCCGCTCAGATCACGACGACTCAAGTATTTGAGGCCGAGGGGATCGAGAAGCCGGTCTGCGTTGCCGAGTCGATCGGGTTCTTCACCGAGCACGGCGCCGAGGTCTGA
- a CDS encoding response regulator → MPTVTAATLPARHRDRTRVHAPEPRQLGKASQVHERGIELTVTVAVELPPNSLDARDLVAADGELIITVAGSGPGIDTDEIDAIFHLGASAKAAPAGSGGRGFWRVLARQAVTSLGGDLDVESDGGAIFTVTLPLTELAAMVSERELRVLIVEDDPMTAEAHADFVRRVPGFLVAGTCLSGHDALEKFESLGAAEDPMDIVLLDMYLTDSHGIDVAKRMNAKGYGAGIIAITAVRHLQVIRSAISGGVTQYLIKPFTFAIFREKLENQRDCRLNQGRGGALATQATVDNALSALRSVSSGRLPKGLIEETLTAISGVVRDAGSTVSATEVATALALSRVTVRRHLEHLVKIKQAVKQPRHGTPGRPEYEYRWV, encoded by the coding sequence ATGCCCACGGTCACTGCTGCGACACTCCCCGCCCGGCACCGCGACCGTACCCGGGTACACGCACCCGAACCCCGGCAGCTGGGCAAGGCCTCTCAGGTCCACGAGCGGGGAATCGAGCTTACCGTCACCGTCGCGGTGGAGCTGCCGCCGAACAGTCTTGACGCCCGTGACTTGGTGGCCGCCGACGGGGAGCTGATCATCACGGTTGCGGGCTCAGGCCCGGGCATCGACACGGATGAGATCGACGCGATCTTCCACCTCGGCGCCTCTGCGAAAGCGGCTCCGGCAGGTTCCGGCGGTCGCGGGTTCTGGCGGGTGCTTGCACGCCAGGCCGTGACAAGTCTCGGCGGGGATCTCGACGTCGAATCCGACGGGGGAGCGATCTTCACGGTGACATTGCCGTTGACCGAATTGGCAGCGATGGTCAGTGAACGCGAACTGCGGGTGCTCATTGTTGAAGACGATCCGATGACTGCCGAAGCCCACGCGGACTTCGTGCGCAGAGTGCCCGGATTCTTAGTCGCCGGGACTTGCCTGTCCGGCCACGATGCTCTCGAGAAATTCGAGTCGCTCGGAGCTGCTGAGGATCCGATGGACATCGTTCTGCTGGACATGTACCTCACCGATTCGCACGGCATCGATGTGGCCAAGCGGATGAACGCCAAGGGGTATGGCGCCGGCATCATCGCGATCACCGCCGTGCGCCACCTCCAGGTCATCCGTTCGGCGATCTCGGGTGGGGTGACGCAGTATCTGATCAAACCGTTCACCTTCGCCATCTTCCGCGAGAAGCTGGAGAACCAGCGAGACTGCCGCCTTAACCAGGGCAGGGGAGGGGCATTGGCGACGCAGGCCACCGTCGACAATGCACTCAGCGCCCTGCGGTCGGTCTCGTCGGGACGGTTGCCCAAGGGGCTGATCGAGGAGACTCTCACAGCGATCTCTGGTGTTGTGCGGGACGCTGGTTCTACGGTGTCCGCGACCGAGGTCGCAACGGCATTGGCTCTCTCACGTGTGACGGTGCGCCGGCACCTGGAGCATCTGGTCAAGATCAAGCAGGCGGTCAAGCAGCCCCGACACGGTACACCGGGCCGGCCTGAGTATGAGTATCGGTGGGTGTGA
- a CDS encoding NAD-dependent succinate-semialdehyde dehydrogenase, with protein sequence MSTYVTANPATGQIEREFTELTDAEVPQVLSRSTEAFASWRTTPVAERAKLLTRIADAYDARKDELATLISTEMGKPLAEAQGEAALAGAIYRWYGEHGPDLLAPEVLDPQGSDESLVETAPVGPLVGVMPWNFPYYQVARFAGPNLMAGNTIILKHASICAASAQVMAEIVHEAGIPEDAYINVFATNDQIADMIADPRVQGISLTGSERAGASVAETAGKNLKKAVLELGGSDALIVLDDGDIETTAKIAATARMSNTGQACNSPKRMIVPSDHVDDFVATIVREFDAAQVGDPTDPSTTVGPLSSVTARDNVVAQVQRAVEQGATLHTGGDAIAGDGAFMRPAVLSGVTKDMDAYAEEIFGPVAVVYGVDSTDDAVTLANDVSFGLSGSVWGTDITHAQQIADRLEVGMAYVNEHGTTLPGLPFGGVKRSGFGRELGRWGMGEFVNTRLRRTSATKK encoded by the coding sequence ATGTCCACGTACGTAACAGCTAACCCAGCAACCGGCCAGATCGAGCGCGAGTTCACTGAACTGACCGATGCCGAGGTTCCACAGGTCCTCTCCCGATCAACCGAGGCGTTCGCCTCGTGGCGGACAACACCGGTTGCGGAGCGCGCGAAGTTGTTGACACGCATCGCTGATGCCTATGACGCACGGAAGGACGAGCTCGCGACGTTGATCTCCACTGAGATGGGCAAACCGCTGGCTGAAGCCCAAGGCGAGGCCGCCCTGGCCGGGGCAATCTATCGCTGGTATGGAGAGCACGGACCGGACCTGCTCGCCCCGGAGGTTCTCGATCCGCAAGGCTCTGACGAATCGCTCGTTGAGACTGCACCCGTTGGCCCCCTCGTCGGGGTAATGCCGTGGAACTTCCCCTACTATCAGGTGGCTCGGTTCGCCGGCCCGAACCTGATGGCCGGAAACACCATCATTTTGAAGCACGCTTCGATTTGCGCGGCCTCTGCTCAGGTCATGGCCGAAATCGTTCATGAGGCCGGTATCCCTGAGGACGCCTATATCAACGTGTTTGCGACTAACGACCAGATCGCGGACATGATTGCCGACCCTCGCGTGCAGGGTATTTCTCTGACCGGCAGTGAGCGTGCCGGGGCGTCCGTCGCCGAGACTGCCGGAAAGAACCTGAAGAAGGCCGTCCTGGAGCTCGGTGGTTCGGATGCACTGATTGTCCTTGATGACGGCGATATTGAGACAACCGCTAAGATCGCTGCGACAGCCCGAATGTCGAACACCGGGCAGGCATGCAATTCTCCCAAGCGCATGATCGTCCCGTCCGATCACGTCGATGACTTTGTCGCCACGATCGTGCGGGAATTCGATGCCGCGCAGGTGGGAGATCCCACCGACCCGTCCACGACGGTGGGCCCGCTGTCCTCGGTCACGGCCCGCGACAACGTTGTGGCACAAGTCCAACGCGCGGTCGAGCAAGGCGCCACGCTGCATACCGGAGGTGACGCGATCGCCGGGGACGGCGCTTTCATGCGTCCGGCCGTTTTGAGCGGTGTCACCAAGGACATGGACGCATACGCCGAGGAGATCTTCGGTCCCGTTGCGGTTGTGTACGGCGTCGACTCGACCGATGACGCGGTCACACTCGCCAACGATGTGAGCTTCGGCCTGTCCGGTTCGGTCTGGGGCACGGACATCACGCATGCCCAGCAGATTGCCGACCGACTCGAGGTCGGAATGGCCTACGTCAACGAGCACGGCACGACGCTTCCCGGGTTGCCCTTCGGTGGCGTGAAGCGATCCGGATTCGGACGCGAACTCGGCCGCTGGGGAATGGGAGAATTCGTCAACACCCGGTTGCGTCGAACCTCGGCAACCAAGAAGTAA
- a CDS encoding nucleotidyl transferase AbiEii/AbiGii toxin family protein has product MELIDLEYQIAQKIHVLTDPDSSRAHDLVDLQLLWAADPELDSVREFCVRTFDFRRAQKWPPLQMRPMDGWEPAYQLSREETEIDGDSLVLADIDSARAWFKQIVTSINSAATT; this is encoded by the coding sequence GTGGAGCTGATCGACCTGGAGTACCAGATTGCGCAGAAGATCCACGTCTTGACGGACCCCGACTCCTCTCGTGCCCATGACCTGGTGGATCTGCAGCTGCTGTGGGCCGCTGATCCTGAGCTGGACTCTGTGCGAGAGTTCTGTGTGCGCACATTCGACTTCCGTCGCGCACAGAAGTGGCCTCCCCTGCAGATGCGCCCGATGGACGGCTGGGAGCCCGCATATCAACTTTCCCGCGAAGAGACAGAGATTGATGGTGACTCACTGGTGCTGGCAGATATAGATTCGGCACGAGCGTGGTTCAAGCAGATAGTCACGTCCATCAATTCAGCTGCAACGACGTGA
- a CDS encoding type IV toxin-antitoxin system AbiEi family antitoxin domain-containing protein, protein MGYRHDLWEVAAERHGVVTITEAEDAGVPAVEVRKLAHRGALQAYGKGVYVHRSVPTTELTEPAAAAALAGDGAFLERETVLDLLDLGQFNPHRIRVATRRRVRRTLPEWVDLETRVDVPDEDLTHYEGIPTTTVRRALVDVRDRMPPERWKTLVEQARQREMIDNHDVANLTGQQGAA, encoded by the coding sequence ATGGGCTACCGACACGATCTGTGGGAGGTCGCTGCAGAACGGCACGGTGTCGTCACGATCACCGAGGCTGAGGATGCAGGAGTTCCCGCTGTGGAGGTGCGCAAGCTTGCCCATCGCGGCGCATTGCAGGCTTATGGCAAGGGCGTGTACGTCCACCGTAGTGTGCCCACGACAGAGCTGACCGAGCCGGCGGCGGCGGCGGCGCTGGCCGGTGACGGGGCATTCCTTGAGCGGGAGACCGTGCTCGATCTGCTGGATCTGGGACAGTTCAATCCGCACCGCATCCGGGTGGCGACCCGTCGCCGAGTGCGCAGGACCCTTCCCGAGTGGGTCGACCTCGAGACGCGGGTGGATGTCCCCGACGAGGACCTGACGCATTACGAAGGCATCCCCACGACCACTGTTCGTCGCGCTCTCGTCGACGTGCGTGACAGGATGCCACCGGAGCGGTGGAAAACGCTGGTCGAACAGGCACGTCAGCGCGAGATGATCGACAACCACGACGTCGCGAATCTGACAGGTCAACAGGGCGCTGCATGA
- a CDS encoding phosphotriesterase-related protein: MAEVQTVTGTIDSSNFGKTLVHEHIFVLSEEMRQNYDSTWDEEAKIADAVAKLNDLKDAGIDTIFDPTVVGLGRYIPRVAKVAEQTDLNIVVATGLYTYTDLPHRFDIRGPGLLIDEPEPLVGLFVSDIVDGIAGTGVKAAFLKCAIEEPGLTTGVERAMRAVGQASAQTGAPITVHTNPHTESGLVAQRVLKEEGADLSKVVIGHSGDSTDLDYLMKVADNGSFLGMDRFGLDVYLPTQQRIDTIVELVRRGYAEKITLAHDASCYIDYLSQEEKTEIQPNWHYRHIPDDVIPTLLKRGVSEDDIDTMLVKNPRRYFE; this comes from the coding sequence ATGGCAGAAGTGCAGACAGTCACCGGCACCATCGACAGCAGCAATTTCGGCAAGACCCTTGTCCATGAACACATATTCGTTCTCAGCGAGGAGATGCGGCAGAACTATGACTCAACCTGGGATGAAGAGGCGAAGATCGCCGATGCCGTGGCAAAGCTCAACGACCTCAAGGATGCTGGAATCGACACGATCTTCGACCCCACAGTCGTGGGCCTTGGCCGCTACATTCCGCGCGTGGCGAAGGTCGCGGAGCAGACCGACCTCAACATCGTCGTAGCCACCGGCCTCTACACCTACACCGACCTACCGCACCGGTTCGACATTCGCGGACCCGGTCTCCTCATCGATGAGCCCGAGCCCCTCGTCGGCCTGTTCGTCAGCGACATCGTCGACGGAATCGCGGGCACCGGGGTCAAGGCAGCATTCCTCAAATGCGCCATTGAGGAACCGGGTCTGACCACCGGAGTGGAGCGGGCAATGCGCGCGGTCGGGCAGGCCAGCGCGCAGACGGGCGCGCCGATCACCGTTCACACCAATCCGCACACAGAGTCGGGGCTCGTCGCGCAGCGGGTACTCAAGGAAGAAGGCGCGGATCTGAGCAAGGTGGTCATCGGGCACTCGGGCGATTCGACGGACCTCGACTATCTGATGAAGGTCGCTGACAACGGCTCGTTTCTGGGTATGGATCGCTTCGGTCTCGACGTCTATCTGCCGACACAGCAGCGCATCGACACGATCGTCGAACTCGTCCGCCGCGGCTACGCCGAGAAGATCACGCTGGCCCATGACGCCTCGTGCTACATCGACTACCTCTCGCAGGAGGAGAAGACGGAAATCCAGCCCAACTGGCACTACCGTCACATCCCAGACGACGTCATCCCGACGCTGCTGAAACGTGGTGTCAGCGAAGACGATATCGACACAATGCTGGTGAAGAATCCGCGCCGCTACTTCGAGTAG
- a CDS encoding response regulator: MGRERELRVLIVEDDPMTAEAHAEFVRRVSGFAVAAVAPSGHDALERYDLLVAAGTPVDIVLLVINLTDSHGLDVAKRLNGRGHGTDIIAITAVRHLQVIRSAIATGMTQYLIKPFTFAVFREKLENQRAFRLNLTGNGSSAAQSSVDDALSALR, translated from the coding sequence ATGGGACGTGAGCGCGAGCTGCGGGTTCTCATCGTCGAGGATGACCCCATGACGGCTGAGGCACACGCGGAATTCGTCCGGCGAGTGTCGGGATTCGCCGTCGCGGCGGTGGCACCGAGTGGGCACGATGCGCTCGAGCGCTACGACCTGCTGGTCGCCGCGGGAACTCCCGTTGACATCGTTTTGCTGGTAATAAATCTCACGGATTCCCACGGACTCGATGTGGCTAAACGCCTGAACGGGCGCGGGCATGGCACTGACATCATCGCGATCACCGCGGTGCGTCATCTCCAGGTCATTCGCTCGGCGATCGCGACGGGAATGACGCAGTATCTGATCAAGCCGTTCACGTTCGCGGTGTTTCGGGAGAAGCTGGAGAATCAGCGGGCGTTTCGGCTCAACCTCACCGGCAATGGGTCGTCGGCGGCGCAGTCTTCGGTCGATGACGCGCTGAGTGCGCTGCGATAG
- a CDS encoding SDR family oxidoreductase, with protein MTKSDHMNMSTLFDLDGRCALITGGSRGIGRMIAEGFVQLGVRVYITARKADECDAAAAEMSEQGTCISIPGDISTPEGLESVVSRLREHESTLDILVNNAGAAWGAPFDEFPEDGWDKVMDLNLKALFFLTQKLAPELRAAAAGGDHLAKVINVASIDGIRTNPNETYSYHASKAGVIHLTKRLAARLAPEGVIVSGIAPGAFPSRMNKEARDHGDEVQQRVPAGRIGGPEDMAGVATYLASRAGDYVVGDTIVVDGGVVASTGII; from the coding sequence ATGACCAAGTCAGACCACATGAACATGTCGACACTGTTCGATCTGGACGGACGCTGCGCACTCATCACCGGCGGTTCACGCGGCATCGGCCGAATGATCGCAGAAGGGTTCGTCCAACTGGGCGTGCGCGTCTACATCACCGCACGCAAGGCCGATGAGTGCGACGCAGCCGCCGCCGAGATGTCCGAGCAGGGAACCTGCATCTCCATCCCCGGCGACATCTCCACACCGGAGGGACTCGAATCAGTCGTCTCCCGACTCCGTGAGCACGAATCGACCTTGGACATCCTGGTCAACAACGCGGGAGCCGCCTGGGGCGCACCTTTTGATGAGTTCCCGGAAGACGGCTGGGACAAGGTCATGGACCTCAACCTCAAGGCATTGTTCTTCCTCACCCAGAAGCTCGCCCCCGAACTGCGGGCAGCCGCTGCCGGTGGGGACCACCTCGCCAAGGTCATCAACGTCGCCTCCATCGACGGCATCCGAACAAACCCGAACGAGACGTACAGCTATCACGCGAGCAAGGCCGGAGTCATCCACCTGACCAAACGTCTGGCCGCCCGACTCGCACCAGAGGGCGTGATCGTCAGTGGAATCGCACCCGGAGCCTTCCCCTCACGGATGAACAAGGAAGCCCGTGACCACGGTGATGAAGTCCAGCAGCGCGTCCCCGCCGGGCGCATCGGCGGACCCGAGGACATGGCCGGAGTCGCGACCTACCTTGCCTCGCGTGCCGGTGACTACGTAGTCGGGGACACCATCGTCGTCGATGGCGGCGTCGTCGCATCCACCGGAATCATCTAG
- a CDS encoding SDR family oxidoreductase, with amino-acid sequence MELKGRNAVVTGAAGGIGAAVAAALRERGARVLLADLAEEVSDTAAQLGQPHWRGDVSSADGVAELVDTAERELGQVDLYFANAGITGVTGLGGESDWDRIIDVNLRAHIRAAERLVPKWQARGEGYFVATASAAGLLTQIGSAGYSVTKHAALAFAEWLSVTYGDDGLRVSVLAPMGVNTKILWGDGSEAATGTALTGQRAVAEAGNVLEPAEVATTVMAAIEAETFLILPHPEVLDMYRMKGSDYDRWIRGMRRYQAKLRQG; translated from the coding sequence ATGGAACTCAAGGGACGGAATGCAGTAGTCACCGGTGCGGCCGGAGGGATCGGTGCCGCAGTCGCAGCGGCCCTGCGCGAGCGCGGGGCGCGCGTGCTCCTCGCCGACCTCGCCGAGGAGGTGAGTGATACTGCGGCACAGCTGGGCCAACCGCACTGGAGAGGGGACGTCTCCTCTGCGGACGGCGTGGCCGAGCTGGTGGACACCGCCGAGCGTGAACTGGGCCAGGTTGACCTCTACTTCGCCAACGCCGGGATCACCGGCGTCACCGGGCTGGGAGGTGAAAGTGACTGGGACCGGATCATCGACGTCAATCTGCGTGCCCACATCCGCGCAGCCGAACGCCTGGTACCGAAGTGGCAGGCTCGTGGAGAAGGATATTTCGTCGCCACCGCCTCGGCGGCGGGACTGCTCACACAGATCGGATCGGCCGGGTACTCGGTGACCAAGCACGCCGCCCTCGCCTTCGCGGAATGGCTGTCCGTGACCTATGGCGATGATGGACTGCGCGTGTCAGTGCTCGCCCCCATGGGAGTGAACACGAAGATTCTGTGGGGAGACGGTTCCGAAGCGGCCACCGGGACAGCCCTGACGGGACAGCGCGCAGTCGCCGAAGCAGGCAATGTCCTCGAGCCGGCCGAGGTCGCCACGACCGTGATGGCCGCGATCGAAGCAGAGACCTTCCTCATCCTGCCCCACCCCGAAGTCCTCGACATGTATCGCATGAAGGGATCCGACTACGACCGCTGGATCCGCGGAATGCGCCGCTACCAAGCCAAGCTGAGGCAGGGGTGA
- a CDS encoding oxygenase MpaB family protein, with protein sequence MHAFSRAQYFSRDGGTEDYGVPINAVDMLRTWFDFTYVSYRALHNMGYEVADEQIRDVCYFWRVVGRVLGIAHDLLEGLDDHESSEETVAALGMVAGEPNNDSRALVDALVNAAAEQLAVVLQLPKEPLAERTQAHIRIIHGDELADQLEVPRRSIQVAEMLSVPLARQTFNFQQMLPAERQREIAADEAMMAQLLQMTEDGESAHETAPTEAATSPAS encoded by the coding sequence ATGCATGCCTTCTCACGCGCTCAGTACTTCAGTCGAGACGGTGGAACCGAGGACTACGGGGTCCCGATCAACGCTGTCGACATGCTGCGCACATGGTTCGACTTCACGTATGTGTCCTATCGCGCGCTGCACAACATGGGCTACGAAGTCGCAGACGAGCAGATCCGCGATGTCTGCTATTTCTGGCGTGTGGTCGGCCGGGTCCTCGGCATCGCCCACGACCTGCTCGAGGGTCTCGACGATCACGAGTCCTCGGAGGAGACTGTGGCGGCACTGGGCATGGTCGCCGGTGAACCCAATAACGACTCACGTGCACTCGTCGATGCCCTTGTCAACGCTGCGGCAGAACAGCTCGCTGTGGTCCTCCAGCTGCCCAAAGAGCCTCTGGCCGAGCGCACGCAGGCACATATCCGCATCATCCATGGCGACGAACTCGCCGATCAGCTGGAGGTCCCTCGCCGTTCCATCCAGGTCGCCGAAATGCTGTCTGTGCCCCTGGCGCGTCAGACCTTCAACTTCCAGCAGATGCTGCCGGCTGAGAGGCAACGGGAGATCGCCGCCGATGAGGCGATGATGGCTCAGCTGCTTCAGATGACCGAAGACGGAGAGTCCGCGCATGAAACGGCCCCGACGGAGGCTGCGACCTCACCGGCGTCCTGA
- a CDS encoding class I adenylate-forming enzyme family protein, translating to MAATDRTSIIDLLVPWAETIPDSVAVRTPPGPARVTLSHVRFLGEIGAARDRYRAAGLAPGDRTVLICPSCPEFLIELFGAHAAGLAVVAVNPLSTTRELDYILNDSGARLLVAHPAVADAAKAAAAGNEVGFEALPLVGNEGPVVKAGPDGAIGFDRADFEWNDLAALLYTSGTTGKPKGAMLSLGNFVSATDIVREMIRISPDDRSATGLPLFHVFGLAAMSLPALAAGVPLTLFPRWDPQAFVSALAEDAVTIISGVPTMWMSVLTNAPNGQAPNLRLVSSGGASIAGEVIRKVESRLDAPLTEGYGLTETSGLGTFNPLFGTRKVGSVGVTAPGFEVKIIDPAGASLPAGEVGEVVLRGPAVMLGYWKKPEATAEVLDAEGWFRTGDLGRLDDDGYLFIVDRIKDLIIHGGYNVYPREVEEVLYEIPGVAQASVVGTPDEKYGQQVTAVIALSPGAHLDAAEVERYTRESLASYKIPRIIEFVEELPKGPSGKILKREIVAMYTQGT from the coding sequence ATGGCCGCGACCGACCGCACTTCAATCATTGATCTGCTTGTCCCCTGGGCGGAGACGATCCCCGATTCGGTTGCCGTTCGCACACCTCCTGGACCTGCCCGGGTCACGCTCTCGCACGTACGCTTCCTCGGCGAAATCGGGGCGGCACGCGACCGGTACCGAGCGGCAGGACTGGCCCCGGGCGATCGCACCGTCCTCATCTGCCCCTCCTGCCCCGAGTTCCTCATCGAATTGTTCGGCGCGCATGCCGCCGGGTTGGCGGTCGTCGCGGTCAATCCGCTGTCGACGACCAGAGAGCTCGACTACATTCTCAATGACTCAGGAGCTCGCCTGCTCGTGGCCCACCCCGCTGTGGCTGACGCGGCAAAGGCCGCTGCCGCCGGAAACGAGGTCGGCTTCGAAGCGCTGCCGCTTGTCGGCAATGAGGGGCCAGTCGTCAAGGCAGGGCCCGACGGTGCCATCGGCTTTGATCGTGCCGATTTTGAGTGGAACGATCTCGCCGCACTCCTCTACACGTCTGGAACGACAGGAAAGCCGAAGGGCGCGATGCTGTCGCTGGGCAATTTCGTCTCTGCCACGGACATTGTCAGGGAGATGATCAGGATCAGCCCGGATGATCGGTCCGCGACCGGTCTCCCCCTGTTCCACGTGTTCGGCCTTGCCGCCATGTCCCTGCCTGCTTTGGCCGCTGGTGTGCCCCTCACCCTCTTCCCGCGGTGGGATCCGCAGGCCTTCGTCTCAGCTCTCGCCGAAGATGCAGTGACCATCATCTCCGGGGTGCCGACCATGTGGATGTCCGTGCTCACGAACGCACCGAATGGCCAGGCGCCGAATCTTCGCCTCGTGAGTTCAGGCGGCGCGTCGATAGCAGGGGAGGTCATCAGGAAGGTCGAATCACGACTTGATGCTCCCCTTACCGAAGGGTACGGGCTCACGGAGACCTCCGGACTGGGAACATTCAATCCGCTGTTCGGGACGAGGAAGGTCGGCAGTGTGGGCGTAACCGCCCCCGGCTTCGAGGTGAAGATCATCGATCCTGCAGGTGCCTCACTCCCGGCCGGCGAAGTGGGTGAGGTCGTGTTGCGCGGTCCCGCAGTCATGCTCGGCTATTGGAAGAAACCGGAAGCCACCGCCGAGGTGCTCGATGCCGAGGGTTGGTTCCGCACAGGAGATCTCGGCAGATTGGATGATGACGGGTACCTCTTCATCGTCGACCGGATCAAGGACCTCATCATTCACGGCGGATACAACGTCTACCCACGCGAAGTCGAAGAGGTTCTCTACGAGATTCCGGGAGTCGCCCAGGCCAGCGTGGTCGGAACCCCGGATGAGAAGTACGGACAGCAGGTGACCGCTGTCATCGCCCTGTCACCCGGCGCACACCTCGACGCCGCCGAGGTGGAGAGGTACACCCGGGAGAGCCTGGCCTCCTACAAGATTCCGCGGATCATCGAATTCGTCGAAGAGCTGCCCAAAGGCCCGAGCGGCAAGATCCTCAAGCGCGAGATCGTGGCCATGTACACGCAGGGGACTTGA